Proteins from a genomic interval of Candidatus Rubidus massiliensis:
- the adcC_2 gene encoding putative zinc transport system ATP-binding protein AdcC — MSALQVSQLSVNYEKTPVLWDINFAIPQGKLVGIIGPNGAGKSTLMKAVIGLVTPISGKVDFFTKSLKQMRNSIAYVPQRESVDWDFPVTILDLVVMGSYGSLPLFKRPGKEEYLKAENYLKMVGLFELKDRQISQLSGGQQQRAFIARALMQDAQIYFLDEPFAGIDHSSEKIIIDILKKLTKENKTIFVVHHDLNTVESYYEWVILLNMRLIGCGETKEVFTNKNLQSAYGKNFSLFDDAVKLSKKISTGLD; from the coding sequence AACTTTCTGTAAATTATGAAAAAACCCCCGTTTTATGGGATATTAACTTTGCCATTCCTCAAGGCAAATTAGTTGGTATAATAGGTCCAAATGGTGCGGGTAAAAGTACCTTAATGAAAGCTGTTATAGGTTTAGTTACACCTATTTCTGGAAAAGTAGATTTTTTTACAAAATCGTTGAAACAAATGAGAAATAGTATTGCCTATGTTCCTCAAAGAGAAAGCGTTGATTGGGATTTTCCAGTAACTATCTTAGACTTAGTTGTAATGGGAAGCTACGGGTCGTTGCCTCTTTTTAAGAGGCCTGGCAAGGAAGAATATCTAAAGGCTGAAAATTATCTAAAAATGGTCGGCTTATTTGAGTTAAAAGACCGACAAATTAGCCAGTTGTCTGGAGGACAACAACAAAGGGCATTCATCGCAAGGGCTTTAATGCAAGATGCACAAATATATTTTTTGGATGAGCCATTTGCAGGTATTGATCATAGCAGTGAAAAAATTATAATCGATATATTGAAGAAATTGACAAAAGAAAATAAGACCATTTTTGTCGTTCATCATGATTTAAATACGGTTGAAAGTTATTATGAGTGGGTTATCCTTTTAAATATGAGGTTGATCGGTTGCGGGGAAACTAAGGAAGTATTCACAAATAAAAATTTACAATCCGCTTATGGTAAAAATTTTTCTTTATTTGATGATGCCGTTAAGCTTTCTAAAAAAATAAGTACTGGGCTTGATTGA
- the mntB_1 gene encoding Manganese transport system membrane protein MntB, whose amino-acid sequence MESPLNFFFDPILRAPTLGSMLMCLTASLVGVIVFLRKRSLLGESLSHASYPGVILGVVIAGYIGLSDQNEALLSLLVLIGGFFSALLGLYSINFLENNLKIKADSALCVILSTFFGVGITLASFVQFNYTNLYRQVQSYLYGQAATMTDINVIIYGILTIFVIVTILLFLKEIQVLTFDRIFSKTIGIPIVVIDMIFFILIVLAVIIGIRSVGVVLMSAMFIAPASAARQYTNSFSKMFIIAGFFGLLCGFLGNYLSVEISQYLAHIYPNERVSIPTGPLIVLIASLVCFWSLLFAPRQGLLFRIVRIAKFKLQTLEENVLKTLWRRGEPLTLKDIQAYQNGNIFTMWWILNLLQKRKFIAKSSHTYYLTDIGKIVAAKIVRLHRLWEVYLANYLEIGVEKVHKSAEEMEHVLTPELEKELTSFLQDPVLDPHHQPIPAK is encoded by the coding sequence ATGGAATCGCCACTAAACTTTTTTTTTGATCCTATATTAAGAGCTCCAACTTTAGGCTCTATGTTAATGTGCTTAACAGCTTCTCTTGTAGGGGTAATTGTATTTTTAAGAAAAAGATCTCTTTTAGGGGAATCCTTATCTCATGCTTCCTATCCCGGTGTAATCTTGGGTGTTGTTATTGCAGGTTATATAGGCTTATCTGATCAAAATGAAGCATTACTATCCCTTTTAGTATTAATAGGTGGCTTTTTCAGCGCATTATTGGGCCTCTATAGCATTAATTTTTTAGAAAACAACCTAAAAATTAAAGCCGATTCTGCCCTTTGTGTTATTTTATCCACGTTTTTTGGGGTAGGAATTACCCTAGCCAGCTTTGTCCAATTCAATTATACAAACCTTTATAGACAAGTTCAAAGTTATCTATATGGTCAAGCGGCTACAATGACTGACATTAATGTAATAATATATGGAATATTAACAATTTTTGTCATAGTCACTATTTTGTTATTTTTGAAGGAGATTCAAGTTTTAACATTTGATCGCATTTTTTCCAAAACGATCGGAATTCCTATAGTTGTCATAGATATGATTTTTTTTATTCTTATTGTATTAGCTGTAATTATTGGAATTAGATCCGTTGGAGTTGTATTAATGTCAGCAATGTTTATAGCACCAGCTTCTGCGGCAAGGCAATATACAAATTCCTTTTCAAAAATGTTTATAATCGCTGGATTTTTTGGTTTACTTTGCGGATTTTTAGGAAATTATTTATCGGTCGAAATTTCTCAATATTTAGCGCATATTTATCCTAATGAAAGAGTATCTATTCCAACCGGACCTTTGATTGTTTTAATAGCTTCTTTAGTATGTTTTTGGTCATTATTATTTGCTCCAAGACAAGGACTTTTATTTAGAATTGTAAGAATTGCAAAATTTAAATTACAAACTTTAGAAGAGAATGTATTAAAAACTTTATGGCGAAGAGGAGAACCCCTTACTTTAAAAGATATTCAAGCCTATCAAAATGGTAATATTTTTACTATGTGGTGGATTCTCAATCTATTACAAAAAAGAAAATTTATTGCTAAATCAAGTCACACTTATTATTTAACTGATATCGGTAAAATAGTTGCCGCTAAAATTGTGAGATTACACCGTTTATGGGAAGTGTATTTAGCTAATTATTTAGAAATTGGCGTAGAAAAAGTCCATAAAAGCGCCGAAGAGATGGAACATGTTCTAACACCTGAGTTAGAAAAAGAGTTAACATCTTTTCTACAAGATCCTGTTTTAGATCCACACCACCAACCAATACCCGCAAAATAA
- the mntB_2 gene encoding Manganese transport system membrane protein MntB, producing the protein MYSNPYNNTNFFEFFLQVFWRMIGFIKGDLSYNSLVSDEVQLIVLTLVSASTALVGCLLVLRKMTMLANSLSHTILIGIVVAFLITTRGSIESSHDANMTINLSAMIIASIATAFLTTFLTEFFVRILKLQEDASIGIVFTFLFALGIILVTTLTRNAHLGTEVVMGNVDALQLSDIFPIAMIFLLNGVIISLFYKEFLVSTFDPLFSSAIGISTSFFNYLLMFQVAITAIGAFRSVGVLMVLAFITVPPLTARIFTKHFSTMLLLSLMIGIGSSWIGVAFSRHILTIHDIALSTGGLVVCVMTVIFLLSIFTFLFRKPNFLNKFRMTPSDELLNG; encoded by the coding sequence ATGTATAGCAATCCCTATAACAATACCAATTTTTTTGAATTTTTTTTGCAAGTTTTTTGGCGCATGATTGGTTTTATTAAAGGGGATTTGTCTTATAATTCTTTAGTCAGCGATGAGGTGCAATTAATCGTATTAACATTAGTTTCAGCGTCAACGGCACTGGTTGGATGTTTGCTCGTTTTAAGAAAAATGACGATGCTTGCAAACTCTTTATCTCATACTATTTTAATTGGAATTGTAGTAGCTTTTTTAATTACAACAAGGGGGTCTATAGAATCCTCTCATGATGCAAACATGACAATAAATTTATCGGCAATGATTATAGCTTCTATTGCCACTGCTTTTTTGACAACGTTTCTAACGGAGTTTTTTGTTAGAATATTAAAACTTCAAGAAGATGCAAGTATAGGCATTGTTTTTACTTTCTTATTTGCATTAGGTATTATTTTGGTAACGACTTTGACTCGGAATGCACATTTAGGGACGGAGGTCGTGATGGGAAATGTAGATGCTTTACAATTATCTGATATTTTTCCAATTGCGATGATTTTTTTGCTAAATGGTGTGATTATCTCGTTGTTTTACAAAGAATTTTTAGTCTCAACCTTTGATCCCTTATTTTCTAGTGCTATAGGAATATCTACTTCTTTTTTTAATTATCTTTTGATGTTTCAAGTGGCCATTACTGCTATTGGAGCTTTTAGATCGGTCGGAGTACTTATGGTGTTAGCCTTTATTACAGTACCTCCTCTTACGGCCCGTATTTTTACAAAACACTTTTCTACTATGCTTTTGTTGAGCTTAATGATTGGAATTGGATCTTCTTGGATTGGGGTTGCTTTTTCAAGACATATTTTAACTATCCATGATATTGCTTTATCTACAGGGGGCTTGGTAGTTTGTGTAATGACAGTAATTTTTTTATTATCTATTTTTACTTTTCTTTTTAGAAAACCTAATTTTTTGAATAAATTTAGAATGACACCAAGTGACGAATTATTAAACGGTTAA
- the scpB gene encoding Segregation and condensation protein B, with the protein MKSQEITLFEIETAKVPQGTKDFEYEENDDCQTLLEDTIKEIKNIIEALLFASNDPISFQKFQDIIESEFAIKPKQLKQIINDLKNDYETSSKAIRLEEIANGFLLRTSHHYNKYIEMLFKNRKAERLSQPATEVLAIIAFKQPITRPQIDAIRGVDSSGVIHNLLERQLIEGVGKLEAPGKPTLYGITKEFLKHFGLKDMSELHKLPFNN; encoded by the coding sequence ATGAAATCACAAGAAATCACTTTATTTGAAATTGAAACCGCAAAAGTTCCTCAAGGAACAAAAGACTTTGAATACGAGGAAAATGATGATTGTCAGACTCTTTTAGAAGATACTATAAAAGAAATAAAAAATATAATCGAGGCCTTGCTTTTTGCTAGCAACGATCCCATTTCGTTTCAAAAATTTCAAGATATTATTGAAAGTGAATTTGCTATAAAACCAAAACAATTAAAGCAAATCATTAATGATCTTAAAAATGATTACGAAACATCTTCTAAAGCGATAAGATTAGAAGAGATCGCTAATGGTTTCCTTTTACGAACTTCACATCATTACAATAAGTATATTGAAATGTTATTTAAAAATAGAAAAGCTGAAAGACTCTCGCAACCAGCTACCGAAGTTTTAGCTATTATAGCATTTAAACAACCTATAACAAGGCCTCAAATTGATGCTATTAGAGGGGTAGATTCATCTGGTGTAATTCATAATCTATTAGAAAGACAATTAATCGAGGGGGTCGGTAAACTCGAAGCGCCCGGTAAGCCTACTTTGTATGGAATCACCAAAGAATTTCTTAAACATTTTGGTTTAAAGGATATGTCAGAATTGCATAAATTGCCTTTTAACAATTAA
- the scpA gene encoding Segregation and condensation protein A, with translation MNNEELINLTLHNFEGPIEFLLQLIQKKEIDIYEISIREVIEQFLSKFQEKLDLNVSDGAEFIGSTSFMVWLKAKMLLPKQEQILIPDVEIDPQFTIIHQLIEYCKFKDAAKDLSEREKVQSNYYLRGGLVQIETPKSLGIQHLTVDELKLVFQNISEKNKEKIGIIEEDECHISDKITFIKNKLKTFTRFQLDELFEEKLSKIEIIVTFLAILELMKLNIIKVYKDQYIYIESKDL, from the coding sequence ATGAACAATGAAGAATTAATTAATCTAACCTTACATAACTTCGAAGGTCCAATAGAATTTTTGCTACAATTGATACAAAAAAAAGAAATTGATATTTATGAAATTTCCATTCGAGAAGTGATAGAACAATTCTTGAGTAAATTCCAAGAAAAATTGGACTTGAACGTAAGTGATGGTGCTGAATTTATTGGATCAACTTCATTCATGGTTTGGCTCAAAGCAAAAATGCTTTTGCCTAAACAAGAGCAAATATTAATACCTGATGTAGAGATAGATCCTCAATTTACTATCATTCATCAGCTAATAGAGTATTGTAAATTTAAAGATGCCGCAAAAGATTTATCTGAAAGAGAAAAAGTTCAGTCCAATTATTATTTGCGTGGAGGTTTAGTTCAAATTGAAACTCCAAAATCGCTTGGTATACAGCATTTAACAGTTGATGAGTTAAAATTAGTTTTTCAAAATATTAGCGAAAAAAATAAAGAAAAAATTGGCATAATTGAAGAAGATGAATGCCATATTTCAGATAAAATAACTTTTATAAAAAACAAATTAAAAACATTTACGCGATTTCAATTAGACGAATTGTTTGAAGAAAAGTTATCAAAAATTGAAATAATTGTTACATTTTTAGCGATATTAGAATTAATGAAGTTAAATATCATAAAAGTTTATAAAGATCAGTATATCTACATAGAAAGCAAGGATCTATGA
- the prc_2 gene encoding Tail-specific protease precursor codes for MFTKKIYYFLVLFCLQIGVFFAQSDLLKYKDIDRVMSQIFQQHVSQREMSKEILKKSLKIYIDQFDPERIYLLEEEVTPYLQLDDRQMSLIMKEYKNQNFTSFIKLNTVIQKAILRARDYRKKIAQNTELWKKAKIGPIINYGSESRVAFAKDEADLEQRIQQNIAKFAELKNRRLSNGQYSYSPQQILNLYEQELLPKEDAYLGVDRKGNALPQEKKENLFILHILKALAGSLDAHTSFFDPSEAYDMRVRLEKNFPGLGIILQKVEGGVSIKKMIEGGPAQKSGLVRVNDEIIAIDNQKIDSLDFDTITEMLRGPLGSQVSLTIKRNNQDPIQIKLARETIVINEDRIDSSYETYGNGIIGKITLHSFYKGDNGISSERDLKKTIASLKKIGPLKGLILDLRDNSGGFLTQAVKVVGLFITNGVVVISKYNNGQMHVYRDMDSLKVFDGPLIVLTSRATASAAEIVAQALQDYGVAIIVGDEQTYGKGTIQSQTVTDDAGTSYFKVTVGKYYTVSGKTPQIQGVKADIVVPTEFSQEHIGEGYLDYTLKTDTIPDGYQDKLEDIDPKLRGWYMRYYLPTLQAKIDKWRELLPILKKSSQKRISENKNFQTFLKVLKKEKITKDEAQALRKSLKSTDLQMDEATNILKDIIRYNQKNRNESLLLENATR; via the coding sequence ATGTTTACAAAAAAAATTTATTATTTCTTAGTGTTATTTTGTTTACAGATCGGAGTATTTTTTGCTCAATCTGATTTACTTAAATATAAAGACATCGATCGCGTCATGTCCCAAATTTTTCAACAACACGTCAGTCAAAGAGAAATGTCTAAAGAGATTTTGAAAAAATCTTTAAAAATTTATATTGATCAATTTGATCCTGAGCGAATCTATCTTTTAGAAGAAGAAGTTACACCGTATCTACAATTAGATGATAGACAAATGTCGCTCATAATGAAAGAATACAAAAACCAAAACTTCACTTCCTTCATTAAATTAAACACCGTTATTCAAAAGGCCATTTTAAGAGCTAGAGACTATCGTAAAAAAATTGCTCAAAACACCGAACTTTGGAAGAAGGCAAAAATTGGACCAATTATTAATTATGGAAGTGAATCTAGAGTTGCTTTTGCAAAAGATGAAGCTGATTTGGAACAAAGAATTCAACAAAATATCGCTAAATTTGCAGAGCTAAAAAACCGACGTTTGTCTAATGGTCAATACTCTTATTCTCCACAACAAATTTTAAATTTGTATGAGCAAGAGCTGTTGCCAAAAGAAGATGCTTATTTAGGTGTTGATCGAAAAGGTAATGCATTGCCCCAAGAAAAAAAAGAAAATTTATTCATTTTACATATTTTAAAGGCGCTCGCTGGAAGCCTCGATGCTCATACTAGCTTTTTTGATCCTTCAGAAGCCTATGATATGAGAGTTAGACTTGAGAAAAATTTCCCAGGTCTTGGGATTATTTTACAAAAAGTGGAAGGGGGCGTCTCTATCAAAAAAATGATTGAGGGGGGGCCTGCCCAAAAAAGTGGTTTAGTGCGTGTTAATGATGAAATTATTGCAATCGATAATCAAAAAATTGACTCTTTAGATTTTGATACAATCACCGAAATGTTAAGGGGACCTTTAGGAAGTCAGGTAAGCTTAACAATAAAAAGAAACAATCAAGATCCGATTCAAATCAAGCTTGCTAGAGAAACAATTGTCATTAACGAAGATCGCATAGATTCAAGTTATGAAACTTATGGCAATGGTATAATAGGAAAAATTACTCTCCATTCTTTTTATAAAGGGGACAATGGGATTAGTAGCGAAAGAGATTTAAAAAAAACGATCGCTTCCTTAAAAAAAATAGGTCCATTAAAAGGGTTAATTTTAGATTTGAGAGACAATAGTGGCGGATTTTTGACCCAAGCTGTAAAAGTTGTGGGATTGTTTATTACCAATGGAGTGGTTGTTATATCAAAGTATAATAATGGGCAAATGCATGTATATCGCGATATGGATAGCCTTAAAGTCTTTGATGGACCTTTGATTGTGTTAACTTCACGAGCTACAGCATCAGCGGCAGAAATTGTAGCCCAAGCCTTGCAAGATTATGGGGTAGCTATAATTGTAGGTGATGAACAAACTTATGGAAAAGGTACCATTCAAAGCCAAACAGTTACAGACGATGCAGGAACTTCTTATTTTAAAGTAACGGTTGGTAAATACTATACAGTATCTGGGAAAACTCCCCAAATTCAAGGGGTTAAAGCTGATATTGTAGTACCCACAGAGTTTAGTCAAGAGCATATAGGAGAGGGATATTTAGACTATACTTTGAAGACCGATACAATTCCTGACGGATATCAAGATAAGTTAGAAGATATTGATCCCAAACTTAGAGGCTGGTATATGCGTTATTATTTGCCGACTTTACAGGCAAAAATAGATAAATGGCGAGAACTTTTACCAATCCTTAAAAAAAGTAGTCAAAAAAGAATAAGCGAGAACAAAAATTTCCAAACTTTTTTAAAAGTTTTAAAAAAAGAAAAAATTACAAAAGATGAGGCTCAAGCTTTGAGAAAGTCCTTAAAAAGTACTGATCTTCAAATGGATGAAGCCACCAATATTTTAAAAGATATCATAAGGTATAATCAAAAAAATAGAAATGAGTCTCTTTTATTAGAAAATGCAACACGTTAG
- the mdtK_2 gene encoding Multidrug-efflux transporter produces MFNSHSKAILKQTWKMTLPLLLSALSGMLMLFVDRVILAYYSLDAHNAAVESMSLGWVFLKGGISLATVVQIFVAQNYGAGHFQALGKTVWQMIWVSLFSCLFFWTIAIFSPSFLFEADGTKEMQKTYLFWMVSFGPAHVLFTALASFFTGQGKTRLVSTVIFIGNVINSVLCYLLVFGWGELIPSIGIQGSAISTNAAVFGQILILGFAFFNKYNRENFGTKNWHFDFSLIKNCFKVGLPNAVFGVLEVAGWAIFYKMMAGLGTKHLTVAGIVQNILILVGFFGEGLAGAVAILAGNAIGAKHPQTVFKFVHAGFILMTLFAIGLALFIWLFHSWIIGCFLCTLDENSQALFYSSLVFGLGNVVIYKYLEGIRLIISGALTAAADTFFLLIGGTFSIWLFMVIPVYSFVVIPQASIETALTLCSIYTLFSAILYSLRFYQKGWQKNHLLVLQPLTNATSSNN; encoded by the coding sequence ATGTTTAATTCCCATAGTAAAGCCATATTAAAGCAAACATGGAAAATGACTCTTCCATTATTACTTAGCGCATTATCTGGAATGTTAATGTTATTTGTAGATAGAGTTATTTTGGCTTACTATTCGCTCGATGCTCATAACGCAGCAGTTGAATCCATGAGCCTTGGATGGGTGTTTTTAAAAGGTGGAATATCATTAGCTACAGTCGTGCAAATTTTTGTAGCTCAAAACTATGGAGCCGGTCATTTTCAAGCGCTTGGCAAAACGGTTTGGCAAATGATTTGGGTAAGTCTGTTTTCTTGTTTATTTTTTTGGACGATTGCCATTTTTTCACCCTCTTTTCTTTTTGAAGCGGATGGAACAAAAGAAATGCAAAAAACTTATTTATTTTGGATGGTATCGTTTGGTCCAGCGCACGTTTTGTTTACAGCTTTAGCAAGTTTTTTTACAGGTCAAGGCAAAACAAGACTTGTTAGCACTGTTATTTTTATTGGGAATGTAATTAATTCTGTTCTTTGCTATTTGCTAGTTTTTGGTTGGGGTGAACTAATCCCCTCAATTGGCATTCAAGGATCAGCCATTTCCACAAATGCCGCGGTTTTTGGACAAATATTGATATTAGGTTTTGCTTTTTTTAACAAATATAACAGAGAAAACTTTGGCACTAAAAATTGGCATTTTGATTTTAGTTTGATAAAAAATTGTTTTAAAGTCGGGTTACCAAATGCAGTTTTTGGAGTCTTAGAGGTAGCTGGCTGGGCCATTTTTTATAAGATGATGGCAGGGCTTGGAACAAAACACTTAACTGTTGCAGGTATTGTTCAAAATATTTTAATTTTGGTTGGTTTTTTTGGAGAGGGATTAGCCGGTGCAGTAGCTATTTTAGCAGGTAATGCGATTGGGGCAAAACATCCTCAAACAGTGTTTAAATTTGTTCATGCTGGCTTTATTTTAATGACTTTATTTGCTATTGGTTTAGCCTTGTTCATATGGTTATTCCATTCCTGGATTATTGGATGCTTTTTGTGCACTTTAGACGAAAACAGCCAAGCTCTTTTTTATTCTTCTTTAGTGTTTGGACTAGGAAATGTAGTTATTTATAAATATCTTGAAGGAATAAGGCTCATTATTAGTGGCGCATTAACTGCCGCAGCGGATACATTTTTCCTACTCATAGGAGGTACATTCTCAATTTGGTTGTTTATGGTAATTCCAGTATATAGCTTTGTTGTTATTCCTCAAGCCTCTATCGAAACTGCCTTAACTTTGTGTTCTATCTATACATTATTTTCGGCCATATTGTATTCATTAAGGTTTTATCAAAAGGGATGGCAAAAAAATCACCTTTTAGTCTTACAGCCGTTAACTAATGCCACATCATCCAATAACTAA
- the rplU gene encoding 50S ribosomal protein L21: MESSIYAIIKSGGKQYKVAEGDVIDVELLDADLGSEIAFDDILFISGNGSEKPQIGQPAVSGYFVKGELMDIVPGPKVTSMKYKPSHHQYRKWGHRQHYSRVKITGIGKNQEAKKG; the protein is encoded by the coding sequence ATGGAATCTAGCATATACGCTATCATCAAATCAGGCGGAAAGCAATATAAAGTGGCAGAAGGCGATGTCATCGACGTTGAATTGCTCGATGCTGATCTCGGTTCAGAAATTGCGTTTGATGATATTCTTTTTATTTCCGGTAACGGCTCGGAAAAACCACAAATTGGTCAACCTGCTGTTTCAGGATATTTTGTTAAAGGGGAATTAATGGACATCGTTCCAGGCCCAAAAGTTACAAGTATGAAATATAAGCCAAGCCATCATCAATATCGTAAATGGGGTCATAGACAACACTATTCTCGCGTAAAGATCACTGGAATTGGTAAAAATCAAGAAGCAAAAAAGGGATAA
- the rpmA gene encoding 50S ribosomal protein L27 — MAHKKGQGSTRNGRDSHSKRLGIKVGSGEVVKAGSILVRQRGTKWTPAKNVGRGSDDTLFALVDGVVSFRKTDKTYISVETGA; from the coding sequence ATGGCACATAAGAAAGGTCAGGGTTCAACCCGCAATGGACGCGACTCACACTCAAAGCGTCTTGGTATAAAAGTTGGATCTGGGGAAGTTGTCAAAGCTGGCAGCATTTTAGTGCGTCAACGCGGAACAAAATGGACACCTGCAAAAAATGTAGGTAGAGGTTCTGACGATACACTATTTGCATTAGTAGACGGTGTTGTATCTTTCCGTAAAACAGATAAAACATATATTTCTGTAGAAACAGGCGCATAA
- the obg gene encoding GTP-binding protein obg yields MFVDRVKIQLQAGRGGNGVVAWRREKYIPKGGPCGGNGGRGGSIILQADTQVYSLESFRNKSILKADNGQSGGSNNRQGKNGKDLILKLPCGTLVKDIHTGEILYDLTHDGEQIVLCQGGKGGRGNDSFKTPTNRAPNIFTEGKDGQAAEVEFELKLIADVGLIGFPNAGKSTIISDLASVKVKIAPYPFTTLQPNIGFIEFDDFKRIYIADIPGIIEGAHLNKGLGFEFLRHIERTKILVFVLDASGIDGRDPLSDFAILKEEVYKYNEELKNRPYLVVLNKIDVEDSLLFIEEFKKNVSLPKNRLLEVSALSGEGIDHLKSVIRQLVLND; encoded by the coding sequence ATGTTTGTCGATCGTGTAAAAATCCAACTGCAAGCGGGCCGCGGAGGCAATGGTGTCGTTGCTTGGCGTCGTGAAAAATACATTCCAAAGGGTGGTCCTTGCGGCGGAAATGGAGGCAGAGGTGGTTCCATTATTTTGCAAGCCGATACTCAAGTATATTCTTTAGAATCGTTTAGAAATAAAAGTATATTAAAAGCAGATAATGGGCAGTCAGGTGGATCCAACAATCGACAAGGTAAAAACGGAAAAGACTTAATTTTAAAGTTACCTTGCGGAACCCTTGTTAAAGATATTCATACAGGCGAAATTCTTTACGATTTGACTCATGACGGAGAACAAATTGTGCTTTGTCAAGGAGGAAAGGGGGGCCGCGGCAATGATAGTTTTAAAACCCCGACCAATAGAGCGCCGAATATTTTTACAGAAGGTAAAGATGGACAAGCAGCAGAAGTTGAATTTGAGTTGAAATTGATTGCTGATGTGGGTCTTATTGGGTTTCCCAATGCTGGAAAATCCACTATTATTTCAGATCTTGCAAGTGTTAAAGTTAAAATAGCGCCTTATCCTTTTACAACTTTACAGCCAAATATTGGTTTTATCGAATTCGATGATTTTAAAAGAATATATATTGCTGATATTCCAGGAATTATTGAAGGGGCTCATTTAAATAAAGGGTTAGGATTTGAGTTTTTACGCCATATTGAGCGTACTAAAATTTTAGTCTTTGTATTAGATGCTTCAGGAATTGATGGAAGAGATCCTTTAAGTGACTTTGCTATCCTTAAAGAAGAAGTTTATAAATATAATGAAGAATTAAAAAATCGTCCCTACCTTGTTGTTCTAAATAAAATAGATGTGGAAGATTCGCTCTTATTTATTGAAGAATTCAAAAAGAATGTATCTTTACCTAAAAATAGACTTTTAGAAGTTTCGGCCTTATCTGGCGAAGGTATAGATCATTTGAAATCTGTTATTAGACAATTAGTGTTAAATGACTAA
- a CDS encoding 26 kDa periplasmic immunogenic protein precursor: MKIFFQFFLLIMVFTFNTLSANQPQLNVRGEAIVSVPADELSLTIGVITQNKEASIALKDNNNKMADIIAQLRKTGLSDAEYKTGYFSIYPLYMEKSTNAENFQTEIIGYKVSNTLEINSNQISLAGKFIDEAVKSGANNVSNIQFHLKDSNKFWNEAITLATQNAMNNALILAQAAQVQLDGILNIQLENNSSPTLRNKMLATTFSSDSTSIEAGSVPIQANVTIQYALKK; encoded by the coding sequence ATGAAGATATTTTTTCAATTTTTTTTGCTAATAATGGTTTTTACGTTTAATACTTTATCTGCAAACCAGCCTCAATTAAATGTAAGAGGAGAAGCAATCGTTTCAGTTCCAGCCGATGAATTAAGCCTAACTATTGGAGTAATAACGCAAAATAAAGAAGCTTCCATAGCCTTAAAGGATAACAACAATAAAATGGCTGATATTATTGCTCAGTTAAGAAAGACAGGTCTTTCTGATGCAGAATACAAAACAGGCTATTTTTCAATCTATCCATTATACATGGAAAAATCAACAAATGCAGAAAATTTTCAGACTGAAATTATTGGTTATAAAGTTTCTAATACATTAGAGATTAATTCTAATCAGATCTCATTAGCAGGTAAGTTTATTGATGAAGCCGTAAAAAGCGGAGCTAATAATGTGAGTAATATCCAATTTCATTTAAAAGATAGTAATAAATTTTGGAATGAAGCTATTACTCTTGCTACCCAAAATGCGATGAATAACGCCTTAATTTTAGCTCAAGCAGCACAAGTGCAACTTGATGGTATACTAAATATCCAATTAGAAAATAATAGTAGTCCGACGCTTCGTAATAAAATGCTCGCTACGACTTTTTCTTCAGATTCAACTTCGATTGAAGCCGGCAGTGTTCCGATTCAGGCAAATGTTACTATTCAATATGCTTTAAAAAAATAA